A section of the Myxocyprinus asiaticus isolate MX2 ecotype Aquarium Trade chromosome 40, UBuf_Myxa_2, whole genome shotgun sequence genome encodes:
- the LOC127431172 gene encoding thrombospondin-4-B, translated as MAASMLLLMAVSLILSLSSANAESTVYNLLTSPDCLPDLLHGGLAEQGVTELFILTTFRLQPRTGTTVFSLYNPRDNSKYFEFTVMGKLNKATLRYLRQDGRMSTVTLNNLKLADGEKHRLLFHLKGLEVGRPGAFPNTQGMLPVPGVELHLDCRLVETLRDLPAVFNGINNHQGVELRTMQGKAQEELEELKLAYGDSVENVALLQDCHTHQSDSVQTLGLNTKQLTTQMLELTKVINELKDVLIQQVKETSFLRNTISECQACGLGGTEVVKPKCTPGTCFRDDMCIETAEGVECGPCPDGYTGDGYSCDDVDECQFNPCFPGVRCVNMAPGFRCEACPLGFTGKPVEGVGVAFAQTHKQVCDDIDECKGPDNGGCTPNSICVNSVGSYQCGRCKTGFTGDQIRGCKPEKSCGNRLQNPCDPNAQCKEERDGTITCQCGIGWAGNGYLCGKDTDIDGYPDEKLRCRDPTCRKDNCVTVPNSGQEDADGDGKGDACDPDADGDGILNEQDNCWLTPNVDQQNIDKDSHGDACDNCVRVDNPDQRDTDSDGLGDACDDDMDGDGLKNFLDNCQRVKNRDQLDRDGDGVGDACDSCPDIPNPNQSDIDNDLVGDSCDTNQDSDGDGHQDSKDNCPLVINSSQLDTDKDGLGDECDDDDDNDGIPDTLPPGPDNCRLVPNPDQIDDNNDGVGDVCESDFDQDKVIDRIDNCPENAEITLTDFRAYQTVVLDPEGDAQIDPNWVVLNQGMEIVQTMNSDPGLAVGYTAFSGVDFEGTFHVNTVTDDDYAGFIFGYQDSFSFYVVMWKQTEQTYWQATPFRAVAEPGIQLKAVKSKSGPGEHLRNSLWHTGDTNDQVRLLWKDPRNVGWKDKVSYRWYLQHRPQVGYIRVRFYEGSELVADSGVTIDTTMRGGRLGVFCFSQENIIWSNLKYRCNDTIPEDFQEFTAQHNMDPL; from the exons CTACCTTGCGATACCTTCGCCAAGATGGTAGGATGAGTACTGTTACCTTGAACAATCTGAAACTGGCCGATGGTGAGAAGCATCGCTTGCTCTTTCATCTTAAGGGACTGGAAGTGGGCCGGCCGGGGGCGTTCCCAAACACTCAGGGGATGTTACCTGTGCCCGGGGTGGAGTTACACCTGGACTGCAGGCTGGTAGAAACGCTGCGAGATTTACCGGCAGTGTTTAATGGCATAAACAATCACCAGGGTGTGGAGCTCAGAACTATGCAGGGGAAAGCACAA GAGGAATTAGAGGAGCTCAAACTGGCATATGGTGATTCAGTGGAAAATGTTGCCTTGCTGCAGGACTGCCACACCCATCAGAGTGACTCCGTACAGACTTTAG gTCTTAATACGAAACAGCTTACAACTCAGATGCTGGAGTTAACGAAGGTCATTAACGAGCTGAAAGATGTTCTTATTCAGCAG GTGAAGGAAACATCTTTCTTAAGAAACACCATCTCAGAGTGCCAGGCATGTG GGCTGGGCGGAACGGAGGTGGTGAAACCAAAGTGCACTCCTGGAACATGTTTCCGTGACGATATGTGCATAGAAACCGCAGAGGGTGTGGAATGCGGTCCATGCCCTGATGGATACACTGGAGATGGCTATAGCTGTGATGATGTTGATGAG TGTCAGTTTAACCCCTGTTTTCCTGGCGTGAGGTGTGTGAACATGGCACCAGGGTTCCGCTGTGAGGCATGTCCTCTTGGATTCACTGGTAAACCAGTGGAGGGTGTGGGCGTGGCCTttgcacaaacacataaacag GTGTGTGATGATATAGATGAGTGTAAAGGACCAGATAATGGAGGCTGCACGCCCAACTCCATCTGTGTGAACTCTGTG GGATCATATCAGTGTGGCAGATGTAAGACCGGATTTACAGGTGACCAGATCAGAGGCTGTAAACCAGAGAAAAGCTGTGGAAACCGCCTGCAGAACCCTTGCGATCCCAACGCACAGTgcaaagaggagagagatggcaCCATCACTTGTCAG TGTGGCATTGGATGGGCTGGAAATGGTTATCTCTGTGGAAAAGACACAGACATTGATGGCTACCCTGATGAGAAGTTGCGCTGCAGAGACCCCACCTGCAGAAAG GATAACTGTGTTACTGTTCCCAACTCCGGACAAGAAGACGCAGACGGCGATGGGAAAGGTGATGCATGTGACCCAGATGCAGATGGAGATGGAATACTGAATGAGCAG GATAACTGCTGGTTGACGCCAAACGTAGATCAGCAGAACATTGATAAGGACAGTCATGGTGATGCTTGTGACAACTGTGTCAGAGTAGATAACCCTGACCAGAGAGACACAGATTCCGATGGCCTCGGAGATGCTTGCGACGATGACATGGATGGAGATG GGTTGAAGAACTTCCTGGATAACTGCCAGCGAGTAAAGAATCGTGATCAGCTGGATCGTGACGGGGACGGGGTGGGAGATGCATGTGATAGCTGTCCTGACATCCCAAATCCAAACCAG TCTGACATTGACAACGACCTCGTTGGAGACTCTTGTGACACAAATCAAGACAG TGATGGTGATGGTCACCAAGACAGCAAGGACAATTGCCCACTGGTAATTAACAGCTCCCAGCTGGATACAGATAAAGATGGACTTGGAGATGAGtgtgacgatgatgatgataatgacgGTATTCCCGACACACTGCCTCCCGGACCTGATAACTGTCGGTTGGTACCCAACCCTGACCAGATAGATGACAACA ATGATGGAGTGGGTGATGTGTGCGAATCAGACTTTGACCAGGACAAGGTGATCGACAGGATTGATAACTGCCCAGAAAATGCAGAGATCACACTGACAGACTTCAGAGCCTATCAGACAGTCGTCCTGGACCCTGAAGGTGATGCTCAGATTGACCCAAACTGGGTGGTTCTGAACCAG GGAATGGAGATTGTCCAGACTATGAACAGTGACCCAGGCCTTGCTGTTG GCTACACTGCATTCAGCGGTGTTGACTTTGAGGGTACGTtccatgtaaacacagtgactgatgATGACTATGCCGGCTTCATCTTTGGATACCAGGACTCCTTCAGTTTCTACGTGGTAATGTGGAAGCAAACGGAGCAGACATATTGGCAGGCAACGCCATTCAGAGCCGTGGCAGAACCTGGCATTCAGCTTAAG gCAGTGAAGTCGAAGTCTGGCCCAGGTGAACATTTGAGAAACTCTCTCTGGCACACAGGTGACACCAATGATCAGGTGCGCCTCCTGTGGAAGGATCCACGGAatgttggctggaaagacaaggtaTCATACCGCTGGTATCTGCAGCACCGCCCACAGGTTGGATACATCAG GGTGCGTTTCTATGAAGGCTCAGAGCTGGTGGCAGACTCAGGGGTGACAATTGATACCACAATGAGAGGTGGACGATTGGGTGTGTTCTGCTTCTCTCAGGAGAATATCATCTGGTCCAACCTGAAGTACCGCTGCAATG acaCCATCCCAGAGGATTTCCAAGAGTTCACTGCACAACACAACATGGACCCCTTGTAA
- the LOC127431177 gene encoding dnaJ homolog subfamily B member 5-like: MCVLGEARSRSVGAMCRARVYKARGERREMQQTPAQAPGSDSATAIIMVLIWTQFGVKHKNVKCKVRVIHGEEGCTSEEVREEPEVSSPPSSPECLDYYAVLGVSSDSNEEEIRRAYKRLALRYHPDKNPDADAEDKFKQIAQAYDVLTDAEKRSIYDQQGLTKGGVASTGNKSDSSHSSKADAHSWHVFFNFDLDSDDDLFNPFLRNPLPHLSRHHGNRGGPKPSGVAEVHELLVSLEDILTGVTKRVKVTRLRQTDKHTLRPEEYVFDVEVKKGWKEGTRITFPKEGHQMLGHAPNDLAFIVKEKKHAHFRRDGSHIVYTSTITLREALCGCTVNVPTLDGQMKPLPSSDVIKPGSIRRLIGEGLPRAKNPAQRGDLLVEFQVVFPDRIPPSSKEIIKHSLGQC, encoded by the exons ATGTGCGTGCTCGGGGAAGCTCGGTCACGCAGCGTGGGTGCCATGTGTAGAGCGCGAGTATATAAAGCTCGGGGAGAGCGGCGGGAGATGCAGCAGACACCAGCTCAAGCGCCCGGCTCAGACTCAGCAACAGCGATCATCATGGTTCTTATCTGGACTCAGTTTGGCGTCAAGCACAAGAATGTCAAGTGCAAAGTGCGAGTGATCCACGGCGAGGAGGGATGTACCTCAGAG GAGGTGCGTGAAGAACCTGAGGTGTCTAGCCCCCCGTCTTCACCAGAGTGTTTGGATTACTATGCTGTACTCGGTGTGTCAAGTGACTCTAACGAGGAGGAGATCAGGCGGGCGTATAAGCGTCTAGCGCTTCGTTACCACCCAGACAAGAACCCAGATGCAGACGCTGAGGACAAATTCAAACAGATTGCACAAGCCTATGATGTTCTGACAGATGCAGAGAAACGAAGTATTTATGATCAACAAG GTTTGACTAAAGGGGGTGTGGCTTCCACAGGAAACAAAAGTGACTCCTCCCACAGCTCCAAAGCCGACGCTCACTCCTGGCACGTTTTCTTCAACTTTGATCTGGACTCTGATGACGACCTCTTCAACCCGTTCCTGCGAAACCCCCTTCCCCACCTCAGCCGTCACCATGGTAACAGGGGTGGGCCTAAGCCTTCGGGCGTGGCCGAGGTCCACGAGCTCCTCGTGTCATTGGAGGACATTTTGACGGGCGTGACAAAGCGCGTGAAAGTGACACGCCTTCGACAGACTGACAAACACACGTTGAGGCCGGAAGAATATGTCTTCGATGTGGAGGTGAAGAAAGGATGGAAGGAGGGCACGAGAATCACTTTCCCCAAGGAGGGCCATCAGATGCTCGGCCATGCTCCTAATGACCTCGCCTTCATTGTTAAAGAGAAGAAGCATGCCCATTTCAGACGAGACGGGTCGCATATTGTGTACACCTCCACCATCACACTGCGAGAG GCTCTATGTGGATGCACAGTTAACGTTCCTACCCTTGATGGACAGATGAAACCACTCCCATCCAGTGATGTCATAAAGCCAGGATCAATCAGACGCCTTATAGGGGAGGGGCTACCCAGAGCGAAAAACCCCGCCCAGCGTGGCGACCTGTTGGTCGAGTTTCAAGTGGTTTTCCCAGATCGCATTCCACCTAGCAGCAAAGAAATCATCAAACACAGTTTGGGACAATGTTAA